The genomic stretch TGCCCTTTGGTTCCTGCCCGTACGCCACATGGATCATGAGTGAGTCCCCGCGGCAGACCGCGATGTATCCGTGCATCTCGGCTTCCTGCCCCACCTCCACTTAGGGCCGGCGCAGGCACGGCCCTTCCCTTCACGCCTGCATGTACACCACATGGGTATGAGTAAACTCGTACAACCCGTGCTTGCCATCCGCGCCGCCGATGCCAGATTTGCGCGTGCCGGCGTGGAAGCCCTGCATGGCCTCGAAGTTTTCGCGGTTGACGTAGGTTTCGCCGAAGTCGATCTCGCGACTGGCCTTGAGCGCCGCACCCAGGCTGCGGGTGTAGATCGATGAGGTCAGGCCGTACTCGCTGTCGTTGGCCAGGGCGATGGCCTCATCGAGATCATCGACAATCTGAATCGGCAGCACCGGACCGAAAATTTCCTTGCGCATGATCTCCATGTCCGCGCTGCAGCCAGCGAGCACGGTCGGCTGGTAGTGGAAGCCCTTGCCCTTGTCCGCAACACTGCCTCCGGTGATGACCTGGGCACCGTGGCCGATGGCGGTCTTGACCATCTGCGCGACCTTGTCCAGGCCGGCCTGGTTGATCAGCGGGCCCATGTCCAGGTCATTGTCCACCGACGGGTCGCCGTAACGCGTGGCGGCCATGGCCGCGGCGATCTTGTCGATGAACTGGTCAGCGACCTTGCGCTCGACGTAGACACGCTCGGCGCAGTTGCACACCTGTCCGGTGTTGATCACCCGCGACGCGGTGATGGCGGTCACGGCCAGCTCTAGGTCGGCATCTGCGAGGACGATGGCCGGTGCCTTGCCACCCAGTTCCAGGTTCAGCTTGGTGATGTTCGGCGCGGCAGCGGCCATGATCCGCGAGCCTGTGCCTACACTGCCGGTGAAGCTGATCAGGTCGATGCCGGCGTGGCTGGTCAGCACACTGCCGGCACCCGCACCGGTGCCGCTGACGACGTTGAATACACCCGGCGGCAGATCGGTTTCGGCCACCAGTTTGGCGAACTCGAAGCAGTTGATCGGAGTTTCTTCGCTCGGCTTGATGACGATGGTGTTGCCGGTGATCAGCGCTGGCGCCATCTTGCGGGCGATGAGGAAGAACGGGAAGTTCCACGGCAAGATGCCAGCAACCACGCCCAGCGGCTTGCGCAGCAGGAAGATGTGTTCGTTGACCCGGTCGCTGGTCAGCACTTCGCCTTCGAGACGGCGCGCCCACTCAGCCATGTAGTCGAGGTAATCAGCGGTGAAGTTGACTTCCACCAGCGCCAGCGCCGGCACTTTGCCCTGCTCGCGGGTGATGATGCGCGCCAGGCGCTCTGCGTTGTCTCGCACTTTTCTGGCGATCTGGCGCAGGTAGCCGGCACGCTCGATGGCCGGCTTGGCCGCCCAGCCGCGTTGCGCCTTGCGCGCAGCGGCGATGGCCCGCCCGACCTGCTCACCGCTGGCGTCCGGCACCCGGGCCAGCAGCGCGGCATCGGCCGGGTTGTACACCTCGATCAGGCTATCGCTGCCGACGAAGGTGTTGTCGATATAATTCTGGTAGGTAATCTCGCTCATGATCCGGTCTCGCTATTGCTGAAATTCGGGGAAATTCAGGTCAGACGAGCGCACCCCGCGGCGCGCCCGACTGACAATTACTGCGCGGTGAACTTGTCCCAGGCGCCACCTTCGGTCTTAAGGTCGTGGGCACGCTTGATCAGGTACTGATGGATCTGGTCGACCTCCTTGGCATCGAAGGCTTCGGCGAACGACGGCATGCCGTCCGGTACGCGACCGCCATACACGATGCCCAGGAACATCTGGTGCTTGTCGGTGGTGAGCTTGCGCAGATCCGGCAACACGCCGCCGCTGACCGCGTGGATGCCGTGGCATTGCGAGCAGTGGCCGTCGTATAGCTTGGCGCCGGCTTCCACAGTGGCCGCATCGGCAACCAGCGGTGGCGGTTCCGGGGTGTCCGCCGGTGGTGCCGGTTCCTGTAGCTTGGCGATGCCACCGAGCTTGTAGGTCAGCACCTGAGAAAACGGCTGCACGCCGGCGCGCAGGGACAGAGCCCCGGCGAAGGTGGAGAAGGCGCCGCCCCAGCCGGCCATGAAGGTCACGTATTGCTCACCGTCCACCGAGTAGGTTATCGGTGCGGCCATCACACCGCTGGCGGCCGGCTGCTCCCAGAGTTTCTTGCCGGTGTCGGCCGCGTAGGCGATCACCCGACCGTCGGAACTGCCCTCGAATACCAGGTTGCCAGCAGTGCTCAGGGTGCCTCCGTTGAAGATGGTCACGTACGGCACTTCCCAGGCCGGCTCCTGCTTCACCGGGTCCCAGGCAATCAGCTTGCCAGACCAGGTCTTGGCCATTTCCAGCAAGCCGTCCGGACCTTCGGGCATCATCCCGGTCTTCAGGCCGAGCTGGTACATGCTCTTGAATGGGTTGCGCTTGGGCGCATCCGGGATGTGCTCGTAGTAAGCGGACATGATGTGCGCGGGGATGTAAACCAGGCCAGTCTTCGGGTTATACGACATCGGGTGCCAGTCGTGAGCGCCCCAGAATGCCGGGGTCACCAGGTTGCGCTTGCCGTTCTTCCAGTAAGCGGCGTTTTCCTCGTCGACGATGGGCCGGCCGGTCTTCATGTCCATGCCCTTGGTCCAGTTCTGCGGGACGATGCCCTTGGCCGAGAGCAGCTCGCCGGTGGCGCGGTCGATGACGTAGAAGAAGCCGTTTTTCGGCGCCTGCATCAGCACCTTGCGCTGCTTACCCTTGATCTCCAGTTCGGCGAGGATCATGTGCTGGGTGGCAGTGAAGTCCCAGGCATCGCCCGGCGTGGTCTGGTAGTGCCAGACGTATTCACCGGTGTCGGCGTTGACTGCGACGATGGACGAAAGGAACAGGTTGTCGCCCTTGGCCTGGCTGCGCCATTTCGGGTCCCACAGCGAACCGTTGCCGACACCGATGTAGAGCAGGTTCAGCTCGGGGTCGAAGGCGAAAGAGTCCCAGGCGGTGCCGCCACCGCCCTGCTCAACGAAAGCGTCGCCGTACCAGGTCTTGGCGGCGATTTCCATGCCCTTGCCTTCTGGCGGCAGCTTGGGGTCGCCGGGTACGGTGAAGAAGCGCCAGGCCTGCTTGCCGCTCTCAGCGTCGTAGGCGGTGACGTAGCCACGCACGCCGAACTCGGCGCCGCCGTTGCCGATAATCACCTTGCCGTTTACCACGCGCGGTGCGCCGGTGATGGTGTAGCTGCGCTTGTGGTCGTTGCGCGTATCGACCGACCAGACCTTCTTGCCGGTTTTGGCGTCGATGGCTTCCAGGCGGCCGTCAAGCACGCCGACGTAAACCTTGCCGTTCCACACCGCGACGCCGCGGTTGACCGCGTCACAGCAGGCCTCGCCGGCCCGCGAGCGGTCCGACTGCGGGTCGTACTTCCAGATCTGTTTGCCATTGCGTGCATCCAGCGCATAGACCACCGAAAACGGCCCGGTGGTGTACATCACGCCGTCGACAACGATGGGCGTGGCCTCCACGCCGCGGTCGAGGTCGAGCTTGTAGCTCCAGGCCAGGCCCAACTGGCCGACGTTGCCGTCGTTGATCTTTTCCAACGGGCTGTAGCGTTGTTCGTCGTAAGTGCGCCCGTGGCTCATCCAGTTACCCGGTTCGTCGTCGGCAGCGATGATGCGCTTGCCATCGACATTGGCGGGCACGTCGGCAGCCCAGGCAGGGGTTACCAACACACCGAGCAACAGGGCGGTCAAAAGGGGTTTCAGCGGCACGCCTGCGAGGGTGAGCCGAGAGGCGACGTGCGAAGTCAGGCCAATCTGTGTCATGGGGGTCTCCCGATTCTTATTAGGTACCGGCGTCAGCGCGCTCCGGTATCAGGGATAGAGCAACCGCCATGCCAGCGCCTCAAAATCGGCCAGACACCAGCATTCATGGGGCCTGTATAGTTTTATTGGGGGGCAAATGGAGCACCTGTGCCTGCGACAGGTGTCGCACCAGGCGCGGCAGGTGTCGCGCGCATGAAGCAGGCAGGAGGGAATAACACGTTCAATAATGTGGCCGGTCAGGACCGTATCCGGGCATCGTCATGACAGTGCTCGAAGGCAGTGCTAACGACATCAGCCAGCGTCTGCAAAATCGCGAAATCGACGTGGCCTTGCTTGATACCCGCCGCGTCGAAACCACCTGGGACTCAGTACTGCTTGGCACCGATGCAATGGTGCTGTGCATGAAC from Pseudomonas sp. S04 encodes the following:
- the aldA gene encoding aldehyde dehydrogenase, yielding MSEITYQNYIDNTFVGSDSLIEVYNPADAALLARVPDASGEQVGRAIAAARKAQRGWAAKPAIERAGYLRQIARKVRDNAERLARIITREQGKVPALALVEVNFTADYLDYMAEWARRLEGEVLTSDRVNEHIFLLRKPLGVVAGILPWNFPFFLIARKMAPALITGNTIVIKPSEETPINCFEFAKLVAETDLPPGVFNVVSGTGAGAGSVLTSHAGIDLISFTGSVGTGSRIMAAAAPNITKLNLELGGKAPAIVLADADLELAVTAITASRVINTGQVCNCAERVYVERKVADQFIDKIAAAMAATRYGDPSVDNDLDMGPLINQAGLDKVAQMVKTAIGHGAQVITGGSVADKGKGFHYQPTVLAGCSADMEIMRKEIFGPVLPIQIVDDLDEAIALANDSEYGLTSSIYTRSLGAALKASREIDFGETYVNRENFEAMQGFHAGTRKSGIGGADGKHGLYEFTHTHVVYMQA
- a CDS encoding PQQ-dependent dehydrogenase, methanol/ethanol family; protein product: MTQIGLTSHVASRLTLAGVPLKPLLTALLLGVLVTPAWAADVPANVDGKRIIAADDEPGNWMSHGRTYDEQRYSPLEKINDGNVGQLGLAWSYKLDLDRGVEATPIVVDGVMYTTGPFSVVYALDARNGKQIWKYDPQSDRSRAGEACCDAVNRGVAVWNGKVYVGVLDGRLEAIDAKTGKKVWSVDTRNDHKRSYTITGAPRVVNGKVIIGNGGAEFGVRGYVTAYDAESGKQAWRFFTVPGDPKLPPEGKGMEIAAKTWYGDAFVEQGGGGTAWDSFAFDPELNLLYIGVGNGSLWDPKWRSQAKGDNLFLSSIVAVNADTGEYVWHYQTTPGDAWDFTATQHMILAELEIKGKQRKVLMQAPKNGFFYVIDRATGELLSAKGIVPQNWTKGMDMKTGRPIVDEENAAYWKNGKRNLVTPAFWGAHDWHPMSYNPKTGLVYIPAHIMSAYYEHIPDAPKRNPFKSMYQLGLKTGMMPEGPDGLLEMAKTWSGKLIAWDPVKQEPAWEVPYVTIFNGGTLSTAGNLVFEGSSDGRVIAYAADTGKKLWEQPAASGVMAAPITYSVDGEQYVTFMAGWGGAFSTFAGALSLRAGVQPFSQVLTYKLGGIAKLQEPAPPADTPEPPPLVADAATVEAGAKLYDGHCSQCHGIHAVSGGVLPDLRKLTTDKHQMFLGIVYGGRVPDGMPSFAEAFDAKEVDQIHQYLIKRAHDLKTEGGAWDKFTAQ